A window of Candidatus Woesearchaeota archaeon contains these coding sequences:
- a CDS encoding SGNH/GDSL hydrolase family protein: MKSFGFTKAEKILLAIIIFLALVLAFLYLSENIKERAKIGEKEELYKLYENRSYYMLKISENRKLVFEFVPNYESVYYGDAIKINGTQININGDGFRDRNFSVEKPNGIYRIIALGDSFTFGSGVELNETYSKVLETELNKGKSNFSYEVLNMGVIIYSTENEVEFLKVKGLKYSPDIVMVGYLPNDVENITRLNDIKYHLSEELIKKGQEIDIFTSEIHTPATIELHKEMEGKSFDEIFRIVKIPLEELNTLSKDNKFKVVIVYFPVEGFFEAEKQREEVERTSLQNGWCFIDLTQLYSEQDLYSQVFGKEDRHPNAYAHKIIGEEIAKKIKECNLLPE; this comes from the coding sequence ATGAAAAGTTTTGGATTTACAAAAGCTGAAAAGATTTTATTGGCAATAATCATATTTTTAGCGCTGGTTCTGGCTTTCTTATACCTGAGTGAGAATATTAAAGAAAGGGCAAAAATAGGAGAGAAGGAAGAGCTTTACAAACTCTATGAGAACCGCTCTTATTACATGCTGAAGATATCAGAAAACAGAAAGCTTGTGTTTGAATTTGTGCCAAACTATGAATCAGTCTATTACGGGGATGCAATAAAAATCAATGGAACTCAGATAAATATAAACGGCGATGGGTTCAGGGACAGAAATTTCTCAGTTGAAAAACCGAATGGCATTTATAGAATAATCGCCCTCGGCGACTCTTTTACTTTTGGAAGCGGAGTTGAGCTGAATGAGACATATTCCAAAGTTCTGGAAACTGAACTGAACAAGGGAAAATCAAATTTCTCTTATGAGGTTCTCAATATGGGCGTCATTATATACAGCACTGAAAATGAGGTTGAATTCCTAAAGGTAAAAGGATTGAAATACAGCCCGGACATTGTCATGGTTGGCTATCTTCCAAATGATGTTGAGAATATCACACGGCTTAATGATATAAAATACCACTTAAGCGAAGAATTAATTAAAAAAGGGCAGGAAATTGACATATTTACAAGTGAGATTCATACACCTGCAACTATCGAGCTTCATAAGGAGATGGAAGGCAAAAGCTTTGATGAAATTTTCAGAATAGTGAAAATTCCCCTTGAAGAATTGAATACCCTTTCAAAGGACAATAAGTTTAAGGTTGTTATAGTGTATTTTCCCGTTGAAGGATTTTTTGAAGCTGAAAAGCAGAGAGAAGAAGTGGAAAGGACATCATTGCAGAATGGCTGGTGCTTCATAGACCTTACTCAGTTATACAGTGAACAGGATTTGTATTCGCAGGTATTTGGAAAGGAAGACAGGCATCCCAATGCATACGCCCATAAAATCATAGGTGAAGAAATAGCAAAAAAGATAAAAGAGTGCAATCTCCTGCCCGAGTGA